In one window of Deinococcota bacterium DNA:
- the deoA gene encoding pyrimidine-nucleoside phosphorylase (Catalyzes the reversible phosphorolysis of thymidine, deoxyuridine and their analogues to their respective bases and 2-deoxyribose 1-phosphate), with amino-acid sequence LSLGRAVAQLGGGRKDKDDPIDLGVGLVLHKGLGDALTRGDRLMTLHHRGGRGLPEALATLAGAARISPRPTEIPPLILGTLR; translated from the coding sequence CCCTCAGCCTCGGCCGGGCGGTGGCGCAGCTCGGCGGCGGCCGCAAAGACAAGGACGACCCTATCGACTTGGGCGTGGGCCTCGTCCTTCACAAGGGGCTCGGCGACGCGCTGACGCGGGGCGACAGGCTGATGACGCTCCATCACCGGGGCGGGCGCGGCTTACCAGAAGCTCTGGCAACGCTCGCCGGAGCCGCCCGGATCAGCCCACGGCCCACCGAAATCCCAC